A genomic window from Acidobacteriota bacterium includes:
- a CDS encoding HAD hydrolase-like protein, which produces MKEDNPHHLSTLIPHHSTSANSLPRVLLFDIDGTLIRAARRPEYRGLIHGMLTDIFGTCGRIAEVDFAGRTDLSIYREALECEGITMQVIRERLPLIEKRMVEILHSLSETGTVFYLCRGVRELLDAIQNEAEKFLPSLLTGNVESLAEAKLRHVDIWHYFKGRGAFGSDDENRDHLPAIAAERLSEHSGLAIAPEQFIIIGDTPRDIACARHFGAKVLAVATGVHSVEQLSACAPDAVLKDLNDTEQVLNLLNEI; this is translated from the coding sequence ATGAAAGAAGACAATCCGCATCACCTTTCAACATTGATTCCGCATCATTCAACCTCGGCAAATTCATTACCGCGTGTGCTGTTATTCGATATTGACGGCACGTTGATTCGCGCCGCCCGCCGTCCTGAGTATCGCGGATTGATACACGGCATGCTCACAGATATTTTCGGAACCTGCGGGCGCATCGCCGAAGTCGATTTCGCGGGGCGCACAGACCTTTCGATTTATCGCGAGGCGTTGGAATGCGAAGGCATCACGATGCAGGTGATACGTGAACGCTTGCCGTTGATTGAAAAGCGCATGGTTGAAATTCTCCATAGTCTGTCTGAAACCGGCACCGTCTTTTATCTCTGTCGAGGGGTGCGCGAATTGCTCGACGCCATTCAAAACGAAGCGGAAAAATTTCTTCCCAGTCTGCTCACCGGCAATGTTGAAAGCCTCGCCGAAGCCAAACTCCGGCACGTTGACATCTGGCACTATTTTAAAGGGCGTGGCGCGTTTGGCAGTGATGATGAAAACCGCGACCACCTGCCGGCAATCGCCGCTGAGCGTCTCAGCGAACATAGCGGATTAGCGATAGCACCCGAACAATTCATTATCATCGGCGATACGCCGCGCGACATTGCTTGCGCCAGACATTTCGGCGCAAAGGTGCTTGCGGTCGCCACCGGTGTTCACAGCGTCGAACAACTGAGCGCCTGCGCGCCCGATGCGGTGCTGAAAGATTTAAACGATACGGAGCAGGTATTGAATTTGCTCAACGAAATTTGA
- a CDS encoding VWA domain-containing protein → MKKGLAPSLLSILIALNLPICSFPFQQQPPSDDRSQKSTKPADAQKPDDKVRLQANLVSLIVTVTDPYGRFVTGLDKEHFEIYDNNVKQDIAMFSDEDAPITLGIIYDVSGSMGNLTTRSFEVLKKFFYTSHDDDEYFVVAFNNKPQLVQDFTMMPEEILSRTIFVKAKGSTALYDAVYLAAEKAKQGRHPKKALLLLSDGLENNSRYSLKELKNMLKEADVQIYCVGFSSMIEGSYTLKYLAELTGGRAFFPADDNEVGDLYTRMAIMLRRQYAIGFYPSDTSSGNKWHDVKIKINAPKGLGRISLYYKKGYQAFAP, encoded by the coding sequence ATGAAAAAAGGTCTCGCCCCATCTCTCCTGTCTATCTTGATTGCCTTGAACTTGCCGATATGCAGTTTTCCTTTTCAGCAACAGCCGCCTTCAGATGACCGTTCGCAAAAATCAACAAAGCCTGCCGACGCGCAAAAACCGGACGATAAAGTCCGCTTGCAGGCAAACCTCGTGAGCCTCATTGTGACGGTGACTGACCCGTATGGTCGGTTTGTCACAGGATTGGATAAAGAACATTTTGAGATTTATGACAACAATGTAAAACAGGACATTGCCATGTTTTCCGATGAAGATGCGCCGATTACGCTGGGCATTATTTATGATGTGTCGGGTTCGATGGGCAATTTAACCACCCGCTCATTTGAAGTTCTGAAAAAATTCTTTTATACCTCGCACGATGATGACGAATATTTCGTCGTAGCTTTTAATAACAAGCCACAACTGGTTCAGGACTTCACCATGATGCCCGAAGAAATTTTGAGCCGCACCATCTTTGTTAAAGCCAAAGGTAGCACGGCGCTATATGATGCGGTCTATCTGGCGGCGGAAAAAGCCAAACAGGGACGCCATCCGAAAAAAGCTCTCCTGTTGCTGTCTGATGGCTTGGAAAACAACAGCCGCTATTCACTCAAAGAGTTGAAAAATATGTTGAAGGAAGCCGATGTGCAGATTTATTGTGTCGGTTTCAGTTCGATGATTGAAGGCTCATACACTTTGAAATATCTCGCTGAACTCACCGGCGGACGCGCTTTCTTTCCGGCTGATGATAATGAAGTGGGCGACCTTTATACACGCATGGCAATTATGTTGCGGCGGCAGTATGCTATTGGCTTTTATCCCTCGGATACATCGAGCGGCAATAAATGGCATGATGTGAAAATCAAAATCAACGCCCCGAAAGGATTGGGGCGCATTTCGCTCTACTATAAAAAAGGCTACCAGGCTTTCGCGCCGTAA
- a CDS encoding VWA domain-containing protein, whose amino-acid sequence MKLRSLLSVALSLLFLISTFAKPQTEKPKDNPPPSQSEKTPVQTHPAEQEDVVKLGVTLVQVDAVVTDKNGKYINDLKPEDFEIYEDGRKQQITNFSYVAIATKAPAKIESNKTDNKNAAIIPPTRLRPEQVGRTIALVVDDLSLSFESTHHVRQTLKKFVDQQMQPGDLVAIIRTGAGMGALQQFTSDKRQLYAAIERVRWNMNGAGGISAFAPIEQTPEEQAQQTLNREREARGTRSANDEQRERRSGDIDQFREEIFSVGTLGALNFIVRGLRDLPGRKSVILFSDGISLFTRGENNIRVVEAMRRLTDLANRAAVVVYTIDARGLVVTGPTAADNFNGLSQQEVSNRLQERDDKLFESQQGLNYLAYQTGGFFLRNSNDLTKGVTRALEDQQGYYLLGYIPQDSTFKPVAGRRAFHKLTIKVKRPDLSVRYRTGFYGIPDVEAKPASRTPEQRIVSALISPFASGDVPLRLTSLFGYDEKIGHFMRSLLHIDTRALKYTEEANGNKKAVVDIAAVTFKDDGKPIDQFLRSYAIGVTQLNFERFTKQGLIYSIILPVKKPGAYQLRVAVRDENSGLLGSANQFIEVPDVKKGRLTVSGITAQGYSAANARAAAANTDPALLAKESAQVLTEDHPQWGPALRRFENSMELSYSFLIYNARLDDKTRQPQIEAQVILWKDGTAIYRGHPAMLDIDPSQDLKRILTGGRLNFTKLDVGEYVLQVLVTDKLAKEKYRTATQWVDFEIVK is encoded by the coding sequence ATGAAATTACGTTCGTTACTATCTGTTGCTCTTTCGCTGCTGTTTTTGATTTCGACCTTCGCCAAACCGCAAACCGAAAAACCTAAAGATAATCCTCCACCGTCGCAGAGTGAAAAGACCCCGGTTCAAACTCATCCGGCTGAACAGGAAGATGTTGTCAAACTCGGCGTCACGCTGGTGCAGGTAGACGCCGTGGTGACCGACAAAAATGGTAAATATATCAATGACCTCAAACCCGAAGATTTTGAAATTTATGAAGACGGTCGTAAACAACAGATAACCAATTTTTCTTATGTTGCAATCGCTACCAAAGCCCCCGCAAAAATTGAAAGCAATAAAACGGACAATAAAAATGCAGCGATTATTCCGCCTACACGATTACGCCCCGAACAGGTGGGACGCACGATTGCGCTGGTGGTTGATGATTTGAGCCTGTCCTTTGAAAGCACCCATCATGTGCGCCAGACGTTGAAAAAATTCGTTGACCAGCAGATGCAACCGGGCGATCTGGTCGCCATCATTCGCACGGGCGCGGGTATGGGCGCTTTGCAACAATTCACTTCCGATAAACGCCAACTCTATGCGGCAATCGAGCGCGTCCGCTGGAATATGAACGGGGCGGGCGGCATTTCGGCTTTTGCGCCGATTGAACAGACGCCTGAAGAGCAAGCCCAGCAGACCTTGAATCGTGAAAGAGAAGCGCGCGGAACGCGGTCTGCAAATGACGAGCAACGCGAACGCCGCAGCGGTGATATTGACCAGTTTCGCGAAGAGATTTTTTCGGTCGGAACGCTTGGCGCATTGAATTTCATTGTGCGCGGTTTGCGCGATTTGCCCGGACGTAAATCGGTGATTCTGTTTTCGGATGGCATCAGTTTGTTTACCAGAGGCGAAAATAATATTCGCGTCGTCGAAGCCATGCGCCGTTTGACCGATTTAGCCAATCGCGCGGCGGTGGTCGTTTACACCATTGATGCGCGCGGTCTGGTGGTGACGGGTCCGACCGCCGCGGACAATTTCAATGGACTCTCGCAACAGGAAGTCAGCAATCGTTTACAGGAACGCGACGATAAACTTTTTGAATCCCAGCAAGGTTTAAATTATCTGGCTTACCAAACGGGCGGCTTTTTTCTGCGTAACTCAAATGATTTAACCAAAGGTGTCACGCGCGCGCTCGAAGACCAGCAAGGTTATTACTTGCTGGGCTACATTCCCCAGGATTCGACCTTTAAACCGGTCGCCGGTCGCAGGGCTTTTCATAAACTGACTATCAAAGTGAAACGCCCGGATTTATCGGTGCGCTATCGCACGGGGTTTTACGGCATTCCTGACGTTGAAGCAAAGCCGGCGAGTCGCACACCCGAACAACGAATTGTTTCGGCATTGATTTCACCATTTGCTTCGGGAGATGTGCCACTCAGGCTGACTTCGCTTTTCGGGTATGACGAAAAAATCGGGCACTTTATGCGGTCGTTGTTGCATATAGACACCCGCGCATTGAAATACACCGAGGAAGCCAATGGCAATAAAAAAGCGGTGGTAGACATTGCCGCAGTGACCTTCAAAGATGATGGCAAGCCCATTGACCAATTCCTGCGCAGCTATGCCATCGGAGTAACGCAGTTGAATTTCGAGCGCTTCACCAAACAGGGGTTGATTTACTCAATCATTCTGCCGGTGAAAAAGCCTGGCGCATATCAACTGCGCGTCGCTGTACGCGACGAAAATTCCGGGCTGCTGGGTTCCGCCAATCAATTCATCGAAGTGCCGGATGTCAAGAAAGGGCGACTGACAGTTTCAGGAATAACCGCGCAAGGGTACAGCGCCGCAAATGCCAGGGCTGCGGCTGCAAACACCGACCCGGCATTGCTTGCGAAAGAAAGCGCGCAGGTTTTAACCGAAGACCATCCGCAATGGGGTCCGGCTTTGCGCCGCTTTGAAAACAGCATGGAATTGTCATACTCGTTTTTAATTTACAATGCCAGGTTGGATGATAAAACGCGCCAGCCACAAATCGAAGCGCAAGTCATTTTGTGGAAAGACGGCACGGCGATTTACAGAGGGCATCCCGCTATGCTCGATATTGACCCGAGCCAGGATTTGAAGCGGATATTGACCGGCGGACGTTTGAATTTTACGAAGCTTGATGTCGGTGAGTATGTTTTGCAGGTGCTGGTTACCGATAAACTCGCCAAAGAGAAGTATCGCACCGCTACGCAATGGGTTGATTTTGAAATCGTGAAATAG
- a CDS encoding DMT family transporter yields MKNNQSSQPSSPPFGVTDLLLLLTALIWGVNYPLIKFALEDFLPLAFSAPRFLVASLCMAAALAFSKQGFKVQPRHLFPMFLFGLSSAAINQSLVTIGMTYTNAGNAALILGTSPIFTAVISRFRKHEHFTSRAVIGLGVAFTGLALIILAGGKAIHFAGSLRGDLMLLLAAAFWATYTIGTSHFAHIYGSLKTATIMMLLGTPALWLVSAPMLARQNWAAVRMISWVGLIASGVLSIALCFILWNHCVKKIGATRSAIYSNIQPVFAMLAAYPMIGEIPNWGQVIGAGVVFAGIYLVRSGTIAHNRAEVIEQEEEEISLGLGKS; encoded by the coding sequence TTGAAAAATAATCAGTCGTCTCAACCCTCATCTCCGCCTTTCGGCGTAACCGATTTGCTGTTGCTGCTCACGGCGCTCATCTGGGGCGTCAATTATCCGCTGATTAAATTCGCGCTCGAAGATTTTTTGCCGCTTGCCTTCAGCGCGCCGCGTTTTCTGGTCGCCTCGCTTTGTATGGCGGCGGCGCTCGCGTTCTCCAAGCAAGGATTTAAAGTCCAGCCGCGCCACCTCTTTCCGATGTTTCTTTTCGGGCTGTCATCAGCAGCCATCAATCAATCGCTGGTCACCATCGGCATGACTTACACCAATGCAGGGAACGCAGCGTTGATACTCGGCACTTCGCCGATTTTCACAGCGGTTATCAGCCGGTTTAGAAAACACGAACATTTCACTTCGCGCGCGGTCATCGGCTTGGGCGTTGCTTTCACAGGTTTGGCATTAATTATTCTGGCAGGAGGCAAAGCCATTCATTTTGCCGGAAGTCTGCGAGGCGATTTGATGCTACTTTTGGCAGCGGCATTCTGGGCGACTTACACCATCGGCACCAGCCATTTCGCGCACATCTATGGCTCTCTGAAAACCGCAACCATTATGATGTTGCTCGGCACCCCTGCGCTCTGGTTAGTGAGCGCGCCGATGCTTGCCAGGCAGAACTGGGCAGCCGTCAGAATGATTTCCTGGGTTGGCTTGATTGCAAGCGGCGTGCTTTCCATCGCCCTCTGTTTTATCTTGTGGAATCATTGCGTAAAAAAAATCGGCGCGACCCGCTCGGCAATTTATTCAAACATTCAGCCGGTGTTTGCCATGCTTGCCGCCTATCCGATGATTGGCGAAATTCCGAACTGGGGACAGGTGATTGGCGCGGGGGTGGTTTTTGCAGGTATTTATCTGGTGCGTAGCGGCACGATTGCCCACAACCGAGCCGAAGTGATTGAACAAGAGGAAGAAGAGATCAGCCTGGGATTGGGAAAGAGTTAG
- the gatA gene encoding Asp-tRNA(Asn)/Glu-tRNA(Gln) amidotransferase subunit GatA codes for MEKILSLKDQSIKATRERLANQAITATELCKVAIERQEKLANLNAFITTTPDYALERAAQIDRAARQGDDLPALAGTILAVKDNMVMRGIRTTAGSKILHNYIPPYTATAIERLEQAGAIIIGKTNCDEFAMGSSNENSAYGAVKNPWNTEYVPGGSSGGSAVAVAAEITMASLGSDTGGSIRQPASFCGVVGLKTTYGRVSRYGLIAFGSSLDQIGPFANSVEDAAQVLQVMAGHDAKDATSSAATVDDYLAALEGDVKGLRVGVPREYYGEGLDSEVKTSVEAAIQKFAELGAEIVEISLPNSEYAVPVYYLIATAEASSNLARFDGVRYGFRAEETHTLKEMYNRTRDEGFGAEVKRRIMLGTYALSAGYYDAYYGKAQKVRSLLAQNFRDAFAKCDVIATPTAPTPPFKLGEKTDDPLAMYLSDIYTITVNLAGVPAIVLPSGLSSQGLPIGVQLIGNHFHEARLLRAAHNLEQAIGFDSKPSLLEGP; via the coding sequence ATGGAGAAGATTTTGTCATTAAAAGACCAATCAATTAAAGCGACGCGGGAGCGTCTCGCGAATCAAGCAATCACGGCGACCGAGCTATGCAAAGTCGCAATTGAGCGACAGGAAAAACTTGCAAACCTCAACGCCTTCATTACCACAACGCCCGACTATGCGCTGGAACGCGCCGCGCAAATTGATCGCGCCGCCCGGCAAGGCGACGACCTGCCCGCGCTTGCCGGAACCATTCTCGCCGTCAAAGACAATATGGTGATGCGCGGCATTCGCACTACTGCGGGTTCAAAAATTTTGCACAACTACATCCCGCCTTACACAGCAACTGCGATTGAACGATTGGAACAAGCCGGAGCGATTATCATTGGCAAAACCAACTGCGATGAATTCGCGATGGGGTCATCGAATGAGAATTCAGCTTATGGCGCGGTGAAAAATCCCTGGAATACCGAATACGTTCCCGGCGGCTCATCGGGCGGGTCGGCAGTGGCGGTCGCCGCAGAGATAACGATGGCGTCGCTTGGTTCCGATACCGGCGGCTCGATTCGCCAGCCTGCGAGTTTTTGCGGCGTCGTCGGACTCAAAACCACTTACGGGCGGGTGTCGCGTTATGGACTGATTGCTTTCGGCTCATCGCTTGACCAGATTGGCCCCTTCGCCAATTCCGTCGAAGATGCCGCGCAGGTTTTACAGGTGATGGCAGGGCACGATGCCAAAGACGCGACCTCAAGCGCCGCTACAGTTGATGATTACCTTGCGGCGCTTGAAGGCGACGTGAAAGGGTTGCGCGTCGGCGTTCCCCGCGAATATTACGGCGAAGGGTTGGACAGCGAAGTGAAAACCAGCGTCGAAGCGGCGATTCAAAAATTTGCCGAACTCGGCGCAGAGATTGTTGAAATCTCTTTGCCGAATTCCGAGTACGCCGTGCCGGTTTATTATTTGATTGCGACCGCCGAAGCCAGTTCAAACCTGGCGCGTTTTGATGGCGTGCGCTATGGCTTTCGCGCCGAAGAAACGCACACGCTCAAAGAGATGTACAACCGCACACGCGACGAAGGATTCGGCGCAGAAGTAAAGCGGCGCATCATGCTTGGCACCTATGCGCTTTCAGCCGGATATTACGACGCTTACTATGGCAAAGCGCAAAAGGTTCGCTCATTGCTTGCGCAAAATTTCCGCGATGCTTTTGCAAAATGCGATGTGATTGCCACACCGACCGCGCCGACGCCGCCGTTTAAATTAGGCGAAAAAACCGATGACCCGCTGGCGATGTACTTGTCGGACATTTACACCATCACGGTGAACCTGGCAGGCGTTCCGGCAATCGTTTTGCCATCGGGACTTTCATCGCAAGGCTTGCCAATCGGCGTTCAACTCATCGGCAATCATTTCCATGAAGCGCGACTACTAAGAGCCGCGCATAACCTGGAACAGGCTATAGGATTTGATTCCAAGCCTTCGCTACTTGAAGGACCATAA
- the gatC gene encoding Asp-tRNA(Asn)/Glu-tRNA(Gln) amidotransferase subunit GatC gives MPITREDVLKIAELSRLELTNDEVEAFTVQLGSILEHIDKLNELDTTDIEPMSHNVMSGDSNAALRNDLVRPSLGQQIATANAPDAEDGYFKVPKVI, from the coding sequence ATGCCGATAACCAGAGAAGATGTTTTAAAGATTGCCGAACTGAGCCGCCTGGAACTGACTAACGATGAAGTCGAAGCCTTTACCGTTCAACTCGGTTCGATTCTCGAACACATAGACAAGCTCAATGAACTGGACACCACAGACATTGAACCAATGTCCCATAATGTGATGAGTGGCGACAGCAATGCGGCGCTGCGCAATGACCTCGTTCGTCCGAGTCTCGGTCAGCAAATCGCTACTGCGAATGCGCCCGACGCCGAAGATGGATATTTTAAAGTGCCGAAAGTAATTTAA
- a CDS encoding ATP-binding protein produces MAIVNYPECGGTFQLSEQQETQLTPTEVGRRRSKRANKIIVLACVLLLLMLSLVAQGGFNLSPFFAPETAGETLLLYALSTLNFIAFITLLFILLRNIIKLERERRAGVVGSRFKARLVFYSIALSLLPVVLMFFFAYGLLNRSVDRWFGDPARQMVDDAKFLQEAYYQKEELDLTNDLRMMIRSLSLAARNDFSDAEFENQLKQELLIYNVALIRLITPEQKITVFGDDSEVQIKVARSLNKAEHRLVTKTDNLTDREEISESGEVFFVAGMRLDETDNRRMLIVARKFPSEIARRTLSISEHNRDFSALKEKVRRIKANYTLLLAAVALLLVFSASWLALYFARSLTVPIQALAEATERVAHGDFARPVETVAEDELAALVSSFNQMSRMLAENRQQLECAAQELQRTNQTLEDRRRYIETVLESLSTGVISTDAKTGIATVNETAMRMLALDKKPEIGIPISQISEQGEELAKLCRRAWRSEIAQTEIEFKRRDGSALYTATTAIALRQTKGAIEGWVIVIEDLTNLIQAERAAAWSEVARRMAHEIKNPLTPIQLSAERIMRNYQRHIGTVSEPRFDEVVREGTSTIVREVEALQRMVDEFSRFARLPEAKPVEASLNAVINDAVSLYAERLQDIRIECDLAQDLPTLRIDPEQIKRVMVNLIDNAIEAIDSGDEKTNGAKRNGHFEKLIKIETRLDKEREIAQLVVSDTGHGIRSTDRDKLFLPKFSTRTRGTGLGLAIVSHIITDHKGRIRAEDNEPRGARFVIELPVS; encoded by the coding sequence ATGGCAATTGTCAACTACCCGGAGTGCGGGGGCACTTTTCAATTGAGCGAACAGCAAGAAACACAACTCACACCGACTGAGGTCGGACGACGCAGAAGCAAACGCGCCAATAAAATTATTGTGTTGGCGTGTGTATTATTGCTGTTGATGTTGTCGCTCGTGGCGCAGGGCGGGTTTAATCTCTCCCCGTTTTTTGCGCCGGAAACCGCTGGCGAAACGCTTCTGCTTTACGCGCTTTCAACGCTCAATTTCATTGCTTTCATCACGCTGCTCTTTATCCTGCTGAGAAACATCATCAAACTCGAACGCGAACGTCGCGCCGGAGTTGTTGGTTCGCGATTCAAAGCTCGGTTGGTCTTCTATTCCATTGCGCTTTCATTGTTGCCCGTGGTGTTGATGTTTTTCTTTGCTTATGGACTTTTGAATCGCAGCGTTGACCGCTGGTTTGGCGACCCGGCGCGACAGATGGTTGATGATGCGAAATTTCTTCAGGAAGCCTATTACCAGAAAGAAGAACTGGATTTAACCAACGATTTGCGAATGATGATTCGTTCGCTGTCGCTTGCCGCGCGCAATGACTTTTCCGATGCCGAGTTTGAAAATCAGCTCAAACAGGAGTTGCTGATTTATAATGTCGCGTTAATCCGACTGATTACTCCTGAACAGAAAATCACCGTTTTCGGTGATGACAGCGAAGTGCAAATCAAAGTTGCGCGCAGCCTCAATAAAGCTGAACACCGGCTGGTTACTAAAACCGATAACCTGACCGACCGCGAAGAGATTTCGGAATCGGGCGAAGTGTTTTTCGTAGCCGGGATGCGCCTCGATGAAACAGACAACCGGCGAATGTTAATCGTTGCGCGAAAATTTCCTTCGGAGATTGCCCGGCGCACCCTGAGCATTTCCGAACATAATCGCGATTTTTCGGCGCTGAAAGAAAAAGTCCGGCGCATCAAAGCCAACTACACGCTATTGCTCGCGGCGGTTGCCTTGCTTCTGGTGTTTTCGGCAAGTTGGCTGGCGCTCTATTTTGCGCGCAGTTTGACCGTGCCGATTCAGGCGCTCGCGGAAGCGACAGAGCGCGTGGCGCACGGCGATTTTGCCCGTCCTGTGGAAACCGTTGCCGAAGATGAACTCGCGGCGCTCGTCAGTTCATTCAATCAGATGTCGCGCATGCTTGCCGAAAATCGCCAGCAACTCGAATGCGCTGCCCAGGAGTTGCAACGCACCAATCAGACGCTCGAAGACCGCCGCCGTTACATTGAAACCGTGCTCGAATCTTTATCAACCGGCGTCATTTCAACCGACGCCAAAACCGGCATTGCAACGGTTAATGAAACGGCGATGCGGATGTTGGCGCTCGATAAAAAACCGGAAATCGGCATCCCGATTTCGCAAATTAGCGAACAGGGCGAAGAACTCGCAAAACTCTGTCGCCGCGCCTGGCGCAGTGAAATCGCCCAAACCGAAATTGAATTTAAACGCCGTGATGGCAGCGCGCTTTACACGGCAACCACTGCCATCGCGCTTAGGCAAACCAAAGGCGCAATCGAAGGCTGGGTCATCGTCATCGAAGACCTGACGAATCTGATTCAAGCCGAACGCGCCGCCGCCTGGAGCGAAGTTGCCCGGCGTATGGCTCACGAAATTAAAAATCCGCTCACTCCGATTCAGCTTTCCGCCGAACGCATCATGCGAAATTATCAACGCCACATTGGCACAGTGAGCGAACCGCGATTTGATGAAGTGGTGCGCGAAGGCACTTCGACGATTGTGCGTGAAGTCGAAGCCTTGCAGCGCATGGTTGATGAATTCTCGCGCTTTGCGCGCTTACCGGAAGCCAAGCCCGTCGAGGCGTCGTTGAATGCGGTGATTAACGATGCGGTGAGTTTGTACGCCGAACGCTTGCAGGATATTCGTATTGAATGCGACCTGGCTCAGGATTTGCCGACGCTCAGAATTGACCCCGAACAAATCAAACGGGTGATGGTGAATTTGATTGATAATGCCATCGAGGCGATTGATTCAGGTGATGAGAAAACCAACGGCGCAAAACGAAACGGGCATTTTGAAAAACTCATCAAGATTGAAACGCGCCTGGACAAAGAAAGAGAAATCGCCCAACTGGTGGTTTCCGACACCGGGCATGGCATTCGTTCAACAGATAGAGATAAATTGTTTCTGCCGAAATTTTCGACGCGCACACGCGGCACGGGATTGGGCTTGGCAATCGTCAGTCATATCATCACCGACCATAAAGGTCGCATTCGCGCCGAAGACAACGAGCCGCGTGGCGCGCGGTTCGTGATTGAATTGCCGGTCAGTTAA